The window ATGACGACAGCTTGTATCAGGAGCTGGGACTTCAATATAGAGATAGGCACCGGGTTTCATCACCCGAAAGATTTCGCTCAGGGTAAAATAAGGGAAAATACTGTGCTCTAGGCAATGACGGCACCAGATAAAATCAAAGGTGGCATCGGGAAAGTCTAGGAACGATTGATCCATCTCGTAGACTTCGTATCCTTTAGACTGGCAGACAGCGACATCTTCACAATTCAGCGTAATGCCAATTGGCTTTAGATTGCGCTGTAAAAATAGCTCCAATGCCACACCCTGACCACAGCCAATATCCAGCACCGCTGCCCCATCGGGTAAGACATAGCGTTGGAACACTTCATCAATCATCCGCTGGGTGATAGCAGTATGTAGCCCACTGGGCGGCTCAGGATAGGTATCTGACTTAATTTTGTCGAAAAACTGCTCTAGCTTTTCAATATCCGAGGGGTTTAGCTTCATGGTTTCTGAATCAGGCAGCACATCTAGGGTAGCTGACATGGATGTCGAGATGTCGTGGATGTCGAGATGTCGGAAGAGTCAATGTGAATCTGGGGGCGATCGCCCTTCAATGGTACGATACTATCCAAGAAGCTAGGGGTGCCTAGGGCGCAAGTCCGGGCTGAGATTACACCCTCAGAACCTGAGCCTGGGTAATACCAGCGGAGGGAAGTGTGGATTGTGATAGTTCGTAACGTCAACCGTGTCGTCGGTTGTCCATGACGTCACCGGTAGACAACCTAGACCCGCTACCCAGTCTCTAAACAGGGCCGGTGTATTCCACGTTGTAGCCCTCACCCTAAATCCCTCTCCCGCTCTGGGAGAGGGACTTTGAATCCAGACTCCCTTCTCCTAAAAAGAGAGAAGGGGTTGGGGGATGAGGGCCAACAGGTACCCCTAGCGTCCTGTTGTGTCGTTTTTGAGAGGGTTCGTGGGATGTCCATTGGGGCGATCGCACTGGTCGTTACGCTGGTGACGACGGCGGTTTTTTCGTTAATTGGCATTGTCAATGCCAGTCGGCACCGCATTAATTTGGAAGACTATATGGTGAGCCGCAATCGCTTTGGCGGTTGGATGGCCTTCGCTACGGTGGTAGCCTCCACTATGGGCGCATGGATTTTGTTCAGCCCCCCCGAGGTGGGAGCCACCAGCGGTGTAGCGGGGATTGCCGGCTATTGTATTGGGCAGGCTGTCCCGTCGATTGGCTTTGTGTGGATTGGGCCGCGCATCCGTCAGCTCATGCCCCAAGGCCATTCGCTGAATGAATATGTGCTCCACCGTTTTGGCAATGCCATGTATGTTCTAACGCTGCTGATCATTGCCTTTTATATGCTGGTCTATCTGGTGGCAGAGCTAACAGCGATCGCCAAGGCAGTGAATATCCTTGCTGATGTCCCGCTGGGATGGACAGCCCTGGTGGTGATCACAGCCACCTTTGTCTACACCACCTATGGCGGCTTAGGAGCCACTATTTTCACCGATGCCATTCAGTTTGTGATCATCACGCCACTACTGTTGATTGTGCTGGCGATCGCGGTGGGTAACCTCGGCGGCATCACAGCCGCGTTAGAACCGGTGCGCCTCAATGCTCCAGAACTCTTGAGCTTCAGCAACGGCCCAGCCATCAAGTTTGGGCTGACCTTGGTGATTGCCATCATCTCTGCGGAAATGTTTAACCAAGGCAACTGGCAACGTATCTATGCCTGTCGCACCGACAATACCGTGCGGCGATCGTTCTTGGCATCAGGGCTGGTAATCTTACCCATGCTTTGTATTTCAGGATTGCTGGGCATCTTAGCCATGCATTTTGGCTTCAACAGCGACATTGCCTTCTTCTCTCTGCTGCAGGAGTTAGCGATTCCCATCTGGGCGATCGCTCTCGTGCTGATCTTAGCCTTAGCCTTGGTGATGAGCAGTCTCGATAGCTTACTGAATGGCCTCATCAGCGTATTGATTCTGGATCTACGGCGACTGTTGCCCCGAAGTAATGAGAATGGCTTGCTACGCATCTCGCGGGTTTTGACCGTAGCCATCAGCATTCCCGTCATTTTGGTGGCTGCCCAGGGCTATAACGTGCTTTATTTATTTCTGCTGGCTGACTTAGTCTGTGCTGGAGCCTTATTCCCCGTCTTGTATGGTCTCTATAACCGCCGGATTAATGGGATGACCGCCTTGGTGAGCAGCGTGGCAGGAATTGGCGTGGGTGCCATCTTTTTCCCGAAACCCGATTTTAGCCCTTGGACTAATGTGCCTTTTGCCGGTGATTTGCTCGTCAGTTTCTCAGCACCGATTGTGGTCTCCGTGGCTGTGGTGTTGATCTGGAATGCTATCGCCCCCCAATCAGACACCGCAGCGGACTTTGAA of the Candidatus Obscuribacterales bacterium genome contains:
- a CDS encoding class I SAM-dependent methyltransferase, translated to MSATLDVLPDSETMKLNPSDIEKLEQFFDKIKSDTYPEPPSGLHTAITQRMIDEVFQRYVLPDGAAVLDIGCGQGVALELFLQRNLKPIGITLNCEDVAVCQSKGYEVYEMDQSFLDFPDATFDFIWCRHCLEHSIFPYFTLSEIFRVMKPGAYLYIEVPAPDTSCRHQDNQNHYSTLGKSAWRSLIQRTGFQILELRDISFQVPAGPDTYWAMIQQKPV